The Pieris rapae chromosome 13, ilPieRapa1.1, whole genome shotgun sequence genomic sequence tatatatatcgcAGTAAAgtattgaatatcgatctttaactGTCTAgaaattcaattaactctctgattcaACTACTTTACTGTGACGTACATGAAAAGATACGTGACGTGAATGcttgatttgtttaaaaaaatattttaattaaaatactagaatttttaattaaacaaaatatcaaaCAGAACGCAAGAAAAATTATCTACTACTATAATAACTCGCTACAGAAATACTGATGTATATAAATTGcattcttataaaaatgaatgcaAAGTTGGGGTCACGCATCTGAAAGGTCATTGAGCTTATACTTTGACCTATCAGCTGTATATTAGGTGGATTTCATGTAAtgttttcattcaaaatatgGGGACCGTTCCAGTAtattgtcagcaaaagtaagagCTCTTCGATAGTGCATTTTGTTTCcaagcatagacaatttgtgtaaaaaagtaaataattactgttgatgTAATCACAAAGAATATCAAAGAATTCGcccctatagtgcttacgtaatacatCAACGGCCCCATATTGGCATTTTTATGCTTTTTCATACGATTTACATATTTCACTCTCTTACTACAACtaatagtaaataagtaaaaaaacaaaaatatggtTAGTCCATAAGTGTAAGTATCTATAGATTCTgaaaaatttagaatatttctacttaaattttttgattgatattacaagttaataattttatctccTCGAAATTCTTGAaaagttttttgatatttttaaatataagggATATAAATTTGGAATTATTGTCGATAAATTAAGGAAGCTCTAATCGGGTCATATACTTTTGATGCGTGAGTTATACTTTCGTTTccatataaatatcaattttattctatatctCTAgtcgaatataataaatataatttgtatgtagatATGGTTCTGGAtttcgtaaatataatttacatgcATCTGTCACTATACAACTATAAATACCTCgcgatattttaaaacaattgcaaTCTACAAAAAATctctttcttttgttttatcaaataaaaaataaggtagaTAATCACGAATTCCGTGacgttatttacaattttacagtGACATATCTAAtactatatacaattaaatattaaatactgttGCGCAAATGCAATAAGAGAAACGTTTTGAAACACCATAGACAACAACTAAATCATTACATACTctcgtaaataaaaacatatattttgcaACACGAAACACCAAATTTTCACACTAAATCAGCCCgtttctatattaatattaacgaCTCGTAACAATACCGTCTCGTATAAGCTTAgattaattattctaataatataaaccaatTAAATTGTGGTTGAGCATGACACACAAAACTTcaaacaaatgtatataaatcataGCAAAATTCATTCGAATTCAACGGGCGTTGGAGTCATGACGTCTATAATAAAATCCTCCATATTGGGTAGAACTAGCACTTTCTCAAACTCCTTAGTTAGTTTTTGTTCAATCCAGTTAGTTATGTGGGTGAACCGAAGCGATCTAGCGCCGAACGCTGGTCGCGCCTTTAATACTAATTGGGGATTTGTACGGAACCTGAAAGCAAGCAAaccttacattatttttttttattgataaagtttatCGGCTCGGCagactgatacattggtaaaaacaaacacaaaataaaatttttaatgtgaccaACACTTAGAAacaaacatgacattcattaatacaaatatcaatcgaaacgattattaaacaaaacaaacattacaaaattgaacaaaaatcgattttaaagtgtgaggggagcaactatggatatcctAGACCTAGATATCTAGATAGATAGACCTAGcttgtttatcagaatgcttaaTCTGGATATCGGTGAGCTTTGACCAAAACGCGTCCTACGAAAAGGAGGGACAAATGGAATAATGGgatttagttacataaatccACAGGTACTGCCAAGCAGGTACAGAAACTCATCAGAATTCGCGAATAAATCTAgctttagtaaatattaactCTAAAAAACAGTAGAGTTACAAATACTTGGAAAAGGTACTGGTCACTGTCAGAAGTAATGAGAAAAACAGAAACtgaaaatgaaattgaaaattaattacccAACCTGGTCCCTGATAAATAGGAAACTAAAATTTCCTGGTCACTGATaaataggaaaataaaatttcctggtcactgataaataaaaaaacaaaaatttgtcaGAATAGTATCGAACGGAGTGTTCAAGGTCTAATATTTGAAAGATAGAGTAAAACTAGAAGAAATATATGTCAGAAATTTACCGGCTTGCCGATTCATTATTAGTGTTAATTTTGTTAGTACTTCACTTTTTCATTTactagttttagttattacagaTATAAAGGATATTATCATTAGTATAACCCTGAAAGATTTACAATAACTACCAAAAATCAGTCATGATTTATAGGTAGCATTTTCAAACTATAAACTTGCGCTAGAATTTTGATTACTCATTGTATAGAGCAAATATTTCTTGTAATATCGAAACAATgttgtacaatatttaaaattactcgATCATTTAGTTTGAGGCAGTTGATTAATTTAGATTATgcacataatttttaacacatacaattttttttattttaatgaaaaattacttTGGGTAACGCCAAcgagttaaatatattatgtacaaaagtgttgcttgctatattgttagttataagatttagaaatataagtttaattttttaatgtttgtatgtaggttagttggtgtgggtaatataatggaattctatcgcattagttgtaactgttaagataggaaaatttactggaaataaataaataagtattttttagttGTCATAAAACTTACCCGATCCATATTCGGTCGTGCGGTGGTGGTGGAAGGTTCACAGCCAAACGACCTTCGAGTCCACTCACTTCCAGTTGAAGCTTTATGTCAGTGTTCGATAGACCTTCCATAGCTCGCTTCACGTACTTGTAGTCAGTTacctgaaattaaaattattattacttgagTTTCCtgtactttattaatattgaaacatttattttaatattcacaaAGTATATTCTTCATTAACCATTAATGTCATATGAGCCGAGACCTGTGACaaaatatgtgtttatttacaaaactaaaaaaaaaatgttgaaaaataatttgctatAAATCTAGTTGTAGTGGGTAcagaactaaattaaaaattaacgcgCTCCGATTTTGggttaattaacaaatacagtattaataaaatatacctgttgaaaatatttgtttgtagcTATTTTGTCAACAATTCTGAGGAATTTCTTCTTTGACGAACCGCCTTCAGTTGTGTTAACACTTctggaaatgaaaaaaaaaatgtcaataaagtttaagtggaatcgtaaaaataatgtctgttatcaaaattaagaatataataataacactttttttacatcacaataataaaacaaaggatGTAAACGGGCAGTCTTACTGTTAAAAGCATACAGTGAGGTAGtagatataatgttttttagagTCAGGTATCATTAGGAAGAAATTAATATCTTGGTGCatcatattaaaaagaaagaaagaaatccATTTCCctaaattctaatatttttttacaaaaccaAGTGGAAAAGGTACtagctttaaaattataaaaaaattaaatataatttttagttcCTATGGTAGTACTTGTACCGCTGGCAGCTTTTCCCCGTTctattgcaattttttttctcattacTCTTTAAGATTTGTTTTTACGTAAAGCAATTTTTAAGTGTTGTAgcattttaaagtgaaacttttttacgCACGCTTGACTGGGGAGTAAGCTGGCGAACGCGTGACGTAAGCGTTACGAAAAGTGTTATCGGGCAAGGCGAACGGACGTTGACTGGGGGATATAAGCAAGAAACAGCAGTGCGCGCGCACATTTTCTTTCACTCTTCCTCTCATAGTTTTCTAgatatctaattttaattcgtAAAGATATGTATCTTATTTCTGATACGATAAGCCTATTGTCTCGGTTTAACAATCAACCACAGTATTTACTGATGTATccaataatgaaaattattaaaaaaaattgagcaaGAAAAGTACCTATGGTCACGCGCCAACCTTTAATTACTCCACCTGATTCTCATAGACCAAAAGGTTCACTCGAAACAATACTAAACTTGGCGGAATGACCTTTATTTTCAAACacaaatctttattgcattccttATGTTATTTTACACGTGacaagatataatttattacaataaggacCTTGGTTAGGCACAACAATGTGAGAGGGCATGCTCCACCATAATTAATTCTATTCATATCTATTCTTACAAGAAACTATAATGTTAAGaatgtacttaatattattaataaacttaattcttatataagaaattatagTCTATCGGTCAGATACTCTGTAACAGTATTATGACTTCTTAGTTCTTACAtattacaatttctttaaagatTTGGTAAACCTCGCTCTTCAAACTTTCCggtaatttgttatatatttttattgaggaGGTCAATGGTCCTGATCGATGCAATCCCAACCTGGACATAGGTGGAACCAGTTGGCCTTCACGAGGAGGTATCAGAGAGTAAAGTGTCTTTGAATTTTAGTTTACTTACGGTGCTGATTCTGCTAAAACGATATTTTCAGCACTATCGACAGGCTGTACAGGTGGAGTTTCGTCATCACTCGAAGACTCGGCTGAATCCTCCACTTCCGAATCGTAAATCGCTGGTTTTCGTTTCTGCAAATGACACTTGACTTATTGTATTGGTAACCTATCGTTAATATAGTCCTAGGTTCGATCTAACTTCGATGTTTGGCAGATTTATCTTTTCCAAATCATATATCTTCAGTTACAAATTTCTAATTGTCATTTATCTTTTTGTCATATACAACTGGTccaaaaggaaaaataaacaaaacaagacCAATAGAGCGATGGACCAACGGGATCGAAAGGCTAGCTGGTAGAAATTGGATGACGatgtcacaaaataaattagggCGGGAAAAAATTGGAGGAGATCTTCTCCTGCAGAGTTGCCGCATCTTAGAgaagttaaaattgtatttattattattaaatgtatgtcaATAAGATGTGGatgaataaaggcttattattatcattcaaaaacataaatattttcttccgAGAAGACGATGTAAGAGAGAAAAAAATGTACCCGCAGCTCAGGGCTAGTAGCACGTAGAGTGGGAGATGCACTCAGCTCTCTTTCGACAACCGGCTCTTGAGTTTCCATTAATTGCTCTTCTAATGTCATAtctgaaaaacaaatacttttaccttaagttttattaaaaaaaaaactcaattcTCTCTGAGACAAAGGACAGAGAACTCTGGTAGTTTCTCGTTTAGAGActaagatagatagatagttaGTAGTTCATACAGGCTAAAAActctaaaaaagtttttaagtcTAAATTACGTAAACTTTAAAGTATCAGTATTTAAAAGGCACAAAAGAGCGAAagaagtaatatatatatatgcccGTCTCGTTCACACAATACAAAACCTAGAACAATATCGTAATAAAACACGATGCAACACTCACTTTTCTCTTTCAGTTTCATAAGGTTGATTTGCGTAAGTATGGCGATGTACGCACCGCCGTCGTACCGCAAGTGGGCGTCTAGCCACACGCCGCGTGCGTCACAAGTGGGCGGTTGCACGGCACAGACTAACGGACAGGCGCCCGACAGTGACAATTTTGTCACCAGGAGGGGTGACATAAATGATGGCAACTGGGAATAGAAGACGAAAATGACGCGACtatatttacaacaaaaatctatatctatttaatttttactattcctatagcttataaaaaatacacaataataaaatccaaaacgaaattcatatttaaaatcaaacataaaacacaattaatattttattaatttttggctACTAACTACAAtaagaaaaatcttaattCCATTTTGAGTTTTATACTAATTCAGAGTCAAGTAATCTATCCCATTCGTAGTTATGCAAAGATATCAATACCATGCCACTTAAAGACTTTGCAGACAGCATATACTCATCCTTGTAAAACTTACCTTAAGCGTATTTAATTTCCTTTGTATCTTATTCTGCAGCCTCGCAATGAGTACGGGATCTCGCATCATATCATACATGATGCGAGCCAGCATTGTGTTCACCCATGTCACTTCCGCAGGAAGCGTTCGGCACTCGCAATCAGATGTTGACTGCTGCgactaaaaaagtaaaaatatttgatatttaatctaatatttcagcagataatattattaatacgttCGTATAAGGTACTGTTATTCAAACATCTAAAGATTatactactatataatatttaatttaactacattaatactaattaaagcTTAATAAACTTGTAAAAGCAACAATTCccaacacaaatatattatatattccaaTCTTAAATGACTAAAACTCAATTAACGTGATTGATTGACAAAATATTCTTGATGTTATCAAAGTCAGATCGTTAGTTAGTTTGTCAAAGTTTTGGCATAGAAAAGATGAAAAAGTTCAAAGAGGGGTACCcgcacttaatattttatatgacatATACAATAAGCGAAAAAGAAgtaaaacatttgaattttaatataagcaacacaatatataatttaaattagttattaatttaaaaacaagatTTTTGCGTACAACCCAAACGTATACGTCCCACACGTAAACAAAAGCGTACACGTCACAAaactaaaatcaaaataaaaccgCTAACATCCtttctcttcttttttttattccgcTCGTGGGGCGAAGGCTCTAATTGACACATAACGCCGACATCTGAGGTTTGTTTCGTGATAACTTCATGcgtctatgataataaattagttaatagATAGTGTTTATAAGTCCTAGAATTTTTTTCTGATATGACGTATTGCTCTAGGTTCGAGTaatggtaataattatttaagatggTAAGCACTACTGATCACCTTTAAACAGCAACGGATGTCAACTGTCaacatattgaataatttttaagtgacCTCAATTGATTTGAGGTCATCAATATATGCAGCTCCGGATTTAATCCGTTATAATAGCGAAGAATTCAAAAGAGCGCTGCCTGATTTCCTAGGTTGGTTTTTGCAGACGGAATTTGGaaagtttttaaatctttagtaGATATCACCCGACTTATGAGTGATATCtactaaagatttattaattgattaattattattaatcgtagttataacttttaagcaacaaagatataaaaaaatcctttcagatttatctaaatataaggtaaaaaaaactCCATTCTCACctgcattattttaattatatatggcCAAAATGTCTTCTCATAAGAATCTAAACTGACGGGTAAAGGATGTATGGgtgatgttatattaattacatctGATGTCGACTCGATCGTTTTAGCCTGCAATAacattatagttataatataccGATTAAGACATAGAAAATATagcaaaagttatttattataagtgaaTTTTTCAAAGAAATCTTCGTATAAATGCGGAGCaagaatttttgtttgaaagtAATTTTCCTTTCAAACCGTTTGTAATCTGTCCCTTttagtcaaatattttatagtaaacacacaatattctttaaattattaaaaatctttcaaaTTTTACGTTAAGATATTTGCATTATTTCACTTTTAAATGACcgaattatgaatatatattaaaaaaatattattgaaatacttaaaaatataccttgcCAAACGCAACGGTATCTTTTTCACTAAGCTTATAAACAGCTAATTCAATCCCATCTTTCCCTTCTTGGGGCTCACTCGGAGATTTGTCTTCGTTAGATGACGTATCCGCTGACGTGCTCGCTTCGCTTATCGATATCATAAAACGGCGATACCtgaaacagatttttttctaagaccacatatatatgttgcaataaagtagttaaatcagagagttaattgaatctctagacagttaattaaatatcgatattcaatcaagtggCTAAAGCTGCGTCAGACAAGTGAGTGAACGAAACGTTTAACGAGTTTCCTAAACGTTTCTAGGCAACAagactaacctaacctaaacatttacaaataaatacaacacgGAATTTCCAAGCTTTTACTTCTGAGTCGACACCATgtatacaatttgaaaaatttgaCCGCCTActtgttttacataattaatgaacacgctggctttcggtcagacgtatagttaaacgttttgacttgattgaatattgaacgttaattaactgtctaggagtcaattaactctctagtctctgatttaactactttactgctaCATATATACAAGATCTTAAGTTTggcgtttatttttttaataaggtcTTCGACAAAAGTTTGTATACACTGTTCTAGTAAAAATACCAATTTGGAccgtatttataatttgtaaatatctaCTAACAAAAatcatctataaaaatatttgtaatgcgAGTTCCCTGGGGCCCCTCCCCCATCCCTCTGATATGATATAATCGATATTATACACGGTCAGCGAAGTACAGGGGTTTAGTAAGGTTTCATAATTCAGTTAATCGCCGTTAGAATTTTGTGTTCATTTCATATTCCAAGCATAACAGGACAAAatttactgttttatattgtacttatttctaaaaaatgtgtttgtacacgtaaaactactatacatataaatacgaCCCGACATTTTTCATTTGCAAAAGAATTTTGACGAAGTCCGAaccaaattttagtttaataaagtaaattcgCAGctcaattgtaattttaaactactaaaaagataatcagtggcgctacaaccttttttaagtctaggcctcaaatttcatgatcatttgtcaatctaataggcaagtaggtgatcagggCGTATGGAATTTTATAGAGGACATTATTCTTACCACTCGTGTTTGTCTCGACCTGTTCTAGCGAAAAGGTACAGATGTGAATGTTTGTCTCTCGATTGTTTTACGTGCACACTCCATTCTCCTTCCGTAGTACCTTCCGCCACGGGATCCGACTCCTGTGAACGGTACGGAAATTTGAGTGAGCCAAATTGACTTGGCTCGTAGAtcgcatttaaaaaaaaaacttaattgcTAGTATAATGCAAGCTTAATACAAGGAATCTGTAAGCATATACATCGATATTTCAAAGATAAGTTAAGGCTTGTGTCTAAATTAGAGGCAATGTAATGGATACTCAACGAGAATGAAAAAATCAACTTTTGGAGAAAGAGAATTCAATAGTGAAGAAAAGAGCAGAATTGGAGAAGAAAAGTAAAGAAGCGACGTTAGACTCTAAAAGTGCAGAGACAAATAGAAATTTGAAGCCCAAATAGAAAGAAGATTATTTGGAGGAGAAAAAGGATacgttacaatttttaaacaaaaaatattaattctagtAAAGtagcttatttatattaagacttatacaaattgtaaatGTCTAAAGaatttgtaacatatatatagtaactAGCTTATGCAGAAAGGAGTATTTGTCGGTCTAAACATCTGCTCTTTCATCTTTTTCTGAAAAACTTTGTTTCCGCTGTTATGCAAAGTTATAGGCTTTTATGTTGATATACAAATGATTGGATTAGTTACCGTTTCTTCAAGGAACTCCTTGATTTTGGACAATTCGTTATCATCtatatcatcatcatcttCCCTTGTACTGGCGATGGATTTTGTCGTTTGTTCCTCACCATCATCCAGCTTTTCACTTGTCTCTGGATCTGTTATGGTTGATACGCTATCTGTCTTTTTGTCTAGAGAAGAGAAATATACTTCAATCATATTTGAAACACAACACACAGAAAAAAGGATCCAATAAAACTCATTCTTGTGTCTGTTGCTGAGATCAACCTTCaaaacagatatttatttaacagaacAAATATTGAAtgcaataattgtattacCTCTATGCATTTTCCTGACTAATCTATGTCTTAGACCTTCTCGTCCCGGTTCGGTTTCATGAGAAATActgtaaaacaaacaataaattactGAACAAAATTCTCTTCAATTAAATTTCCTTGACTTGATCAGTAAGACAtcgaaaaatcaaatacatatattttaatttgaagatACAGAACCTACCTCTTTTCTCTTCTCCtccaaataaacttttttttcctCTCTGGGCTTGTATTAGTCTCGGCACTTTCAGTCTCTAACGCCGCTTCTTTACTCTTCTTGTCCAACTCTGCTACTTTCTTCTCTATTGAATTCTCTTTCTCCAATACTTGAATTTTTTCTTTCTCGTTCAGTATTATGCATATGGGGTATTTTTTGCTCCATTGCCTTTAAATGAGACACAAGatattttcaacaatttttaaattccacGTACACAACGATATTTTAAAGGTTGTTTTAAGCTGCAATGtactagtaattatttaagtaatggATCAaggctttatatttttttcaaaagcgTGCTCAATCTTTCTTAGTTATGGCAATTAACGCATCGGACTTACGTTCCGCGAGTATAGCCAGACGTAGGAACTctcttaaacattttaatcacAGTGTAGCATTAACATTTAAtcaattagttaataaaatatagagtgAAATTAATATCCTGTATTAACGGGAGTTAACCAAGGAACCATACAAGTGTCATGTTCTCCTTAAGTGCTTCTTAGTCCTacaatatttgtgtttctgGCGCGTTCATTATAGAAACacgattataattttaaccaaAACGAATTattcatgtatttaaataaaacaccatAATCTTCAATTTGGATCGGGTTTTACCACGTGTAATCtgtttaatatagaatatattttgtagaacGTTTTAGGATAAACATTTCTACTATACATGTGATAATAAGTTGCGATTTGTGTGATCTTTTCCTAATTTAATTCACACACTTATTAAATCGACTTCCGTATCTTCAAATCAGCCAATAACTTAAAATCAAGTTGTGAATACCTAAATGTAATCAGAATAGTAAACTATCACggaatttgtttaattgttgGATTAGATTTGTATCTTTATTACGTTGATTTAAGGTGCAATTTTCAACGATTTATACGTATGACttatagaaaacaattttttggtaaaaaacTTCAAGAGTAATTgactgatatttttatttaagtcgtATCGGTAActtgtcacatttataaaaaaaatgatttcaaaacAAGGGCGTAGCTGGCAAGAATCTTCCGGTCACTATGTTAACCAAACGCGTTTCAAATTATCTTGAATCCATTTTAAACTTGAAGTctaattagaaattaaaagtaCTTTGAGTCCggaattaaattttgacattgtataaaaataccgGTCTGactgcttttattaatttattatatgtcgtgggaaggaaaaataatttactatgtATTTCCCTATGAAACGTGAACGTTGGGTCATTGCACTAATTGTTCTCGTTTACCTTTAGGCGAAGGTCACCGACCGAGTTTTGACAAAGCTTTCTCAAGTGTTTTAACTTCAACTACACAGTTTAAATGTGTATTGTGCGAAAACAATGATATTTACACATTATAACTGTGGTGTCGCGTTCTTTTTAGCGAGTATAAAATGTATCGCACAAATAAGACGAAATTGAAATGGGTTTagataaatagttaatattgGGTTAAAGTATTATACTACCCGTGTAATATgacgttatttattaattaatttacacttcggtacatttatacaaatataaataacaatacatacaaattataagggatgcaatgggcggccttatcgctaacaagcgaggAAGCCTGGAAGAGCCAGGCAAGTCTAGTAAGGACAAAATAACTTAAGTGACGTTTGAGCAGGATAGGATATGATTACGAAATGTTTATGGAGAAGATTTTTAAGTGTGAATTTTTTACAGAGGAGCGAAACATTTAGTTATAAGGgccttaaaaaattaaattaatttttaaaataagataatttatgaTAGTTAAAGGTAcgagaaaatatattgaaaacgaaagggtaataattattcataagtaTTTCATGACGTTTGGAGCATATGTTAAAaccactttattatttataaattaaacccGTATAACATCTATACTATTGCTTAGATTTTATGAGCCCGAACaccatttacaatatttttgtatatttaatataacaataaaacgaACTGTTTATAACTACGGTGGGATACTAACATTATGAATAGTCGAAAGACTTCtacaagttattattaatgtatggcAATCACTGAATTTTCATCTCTTTTAGTCATCATAAATATGtcattgaaattataattaaagtttatatatagcaatacataatattactatattttagtaaaatagtgtttaatttttattaaacatatctatactaatattataaagaggaaaggtttgattttttgtttgtttgtttgtatgaattgaataggctccgaaactacttggcagatttgaaaaattctttcactgttggaaagctacatcattcctgagtgacataggctatatttcattttaaaaaaaataggcatccttactaaaattacgataacattaacatttgtttattatttgatacaattctaacagatggcgctgagttaaaggtagtagtttggcaagacgacgtttgccaggtcagctagtatactATAATGAATAAAGTGCTATTATACTTACGAGTAATATTACCTTAAgctaattaaacaattttgctTAATTTAGTATTAAGACCAAATACAAGAACCTCAAGAAGccattgaaaaatttaaaaacttataaaaacttaattgttcatattcaataattaatatattcataatgcTAGTTAAAATGGAATTAATTAACCTGAATACAGCTATTGTTTTGGCTATAAAcgtatacattaatataaaaataattaagcagattaaattaaattcgacCTTTTTTGTCTTAAGCCTATACCTTAAAAA encodes the following:
- the LOC111004208 gene encoding testis-expressed protein 2 isoform X1; the encoded protein is MDFSGPGKSPNSALSFRYNANNEELEELYQACESENVLPQGDQPSKSETASPKKTEKTSSIIDKYFKSIRSEKSNEKVEDIKSDPKPTEESKSSTPKEITSSPMKEYLNRLGKRSTSESSDIKEPNETWKIFHDFKFKIAQAVEDMKTKSVEETKEKSLPRDNSTSDSEENSTTKDLDQQSIGDTDNQVSSLDSSIQNLSEVTQPITAKVIEQENRENNTKNHSDSSDDTQKNLRLSETDVTKDILNDNSIEVESGIEALEDTIDAFGDVNNVDSPLSRPVDMKINPPTPISTPANFGLPPSKSNLSKPESHKKSKSYIFNFTLYFLTILVVVNYLLFPNCNVWNGFLLGLWFFCFVSNVKQWVLDTYFSDWEPSSRNFFQLKRSSTIPIAYTIPSVKEHTPLKKYEGWINHYRFPDYDPFTYHINKTTTAFVKLEGCNLRISYTRTKIAKRALWDEKIDKVNFYQHRLYNLTGARVILLPNGLVKRRQWSKKYPICIILNEKEKIQVLEKENSIEKKVAELDKKSKEAALETESAETNTSPERKKKFIWRRREKSISHETEPGREGLRHRLVRKMHRDKKTDSVSTITDPETSEKLDDGEEQTTKSIASTREDDDDIDDNELSKIKEFLEETESDPVAEGTTEGEWSVHVKQSRDKHSHLYLFARTGRDKHEWYRRFMISISEASTSADTSSNEDKSPSEPQEGKDGIELAVYKLSEKDTVAFGKAKTIESTSDVINITSPIHPLPVSLDSYEKTFWPYIIKIMQTHEVITKQTSDVGVMCQLEPSPHERNKKKKRKDSQQSTSDCECRTLPAEVTWVNTMLARIMYDMMRDPVLIARLQNKIQRKLNTLKLPSFMSPLLVTKLSLSGACPLVCAVQPPTCDARGVWLDAHLRYDGGAYIAILTQINLMKLKEKNMTLEEQLMETQEPVVERELSASPTLRATSPELRKRKPAIYDSEVEDSAESSSDDETPPVQPVDSAENIVLAESAPSVNTTEGGSSKKKFLRIVDKIATNKYFQQVTDYKYVKRAMEGLSNTDIKLQLEVSGLEGRLAVNLPPPPHDRIWIGFRTNPQLVLKARPAFGARSLRFTHITNWIEQKLTKEFEKVLVLPNMEDFIIDVMTPTPVEFE
- the LOC111004208 gene encoding testis-expressed protein 2 isoform X2; protein product: MDFSGPGKSPNSALSFRYNANNEELEELYQACESENVLPQGDQPSKSETASPKKTEKTSSIIDKYFKSIRSEKSNEKVEDIKSDPKPTEESKSSTPKEITSSPMKEYLNRLGKRSTSESSDIKEPNETWKIFHDFKFKIAQAVEDMKTKSVEETKEKSLPRDNSTSDSEENSTTKDLDQQSIGDTDNQVSSLDSSIQNLSEVTQPITAKVIEQENRENNTKNHSDSSDDTQKNLRLSETDVTKDILNDNSIEVESGIEALEDTIDAFGDVNNVDSPLSRPVDMKINPPTPISTPANFGLPPSKSNLSKPESHKKSKSYIFNFTLYFLTILVVVNYLLFPNCNVWNGFLLGLWFFCFVSNVKQWVLDTYFSDWEPSSRNFFQLKRSSTIPIAYTIPSVKEHTPLKKYEGWINHYRFPDYDPFTYHINKTTTAFVKLEGCNLRISYTRTKIAKRALWDEKIDKVNFYQHRLYNLTGARVILLPNGLVKRRQWSKKYPICIILNEKEKIQVLEKENSIEKKVAELDKKSKEAALETESAETNTSPERKKKFIWRRREKSISHETEPGREGLRHRLVRKMHRDKKTDSVSTITDPETSEKLDDGEEQTTKSIASTREDDDDIDDNELSKIKEFLEETESDPVAEGTTEGEWSVHVKQSRDKHSHLYLFARTGRDKHEWYRRFMISISEASTSADTSSNEDKSPSEPQEGKDGIELAVYKLSEKDTVAFGKAKTIESTSDVINITSPIHPLPVSLDSYEKTFWPYIIKIMQSQQSTSDCECRTLPAEVTWVNTMLARIMYDMMRDPVLIARLQNKIQRKLNTLKLPSFMSPLLVTKLSLSGACPLVCAVQPPTCDARGVWLDAHLRYDGGAYIAILTQINLMKLKEKNMTLEEQLMETQEPVVERELSASPTLRATSPELRKRKPAIYDSEVEDSAESSSDDETPPVQPVDSAENIVLAESAPSVNTTEGGSSKKKFLRIVDKIATNKYFQQVTDYKYVKRAMEGLSNTDIKLQLEVSGLEGRLAVNLPPPPHDRIWIGFRTNPQLVLKARPAFGARSLRFTHITNWIEQKLTKEFEKVLVLPNMEDFIIDVMTPTPVEFE